A genomic stretch from Asterias rubens chromosome 19, eAstRub1.3, whole genome shotgun sequence includes:
- the LOC117303026 gene encoding microtubule-associated protein futsch-like codes for MSSAVIPQWKVALQQKLDKKKEDERRKLQDEEQRRLDALPPWKRMAMVPKSVIIISGGTKTVSKLPSESQSYDNTEQVESSGKESNNIKSGSAGSSSSSTMYRNENLKNAGNLQHNHVVSTEKNVTNHVGVDEHDGAKEKTIAARDGVDEEHVVSVFDNPFLRHDGGKRKRKVSPVITEKTKGSNSVQKQPELQTVHKDVPPTITKTQPRESVAMTKKEPENSIRQRSRSASPRRAAKANGIDLKFSEAEEVPAEPRARKNSVSDLRNKFGRPASVGDLNRVSHKLSDSDDNSPRSPRSPTPILDRTKLFSSQPQTVHFTGKSASASRLSPTTVPAPAPSKVAAAPAPSKVAVSNSTSTIKQSNSMQDNTSKQSEIKPLNPPQLSKVVAVASSVVKVTPKRQAPKPPTTTDPVPVVSRKTSPTEPKTVSISPTQESHSVEKPESTVSNKPVETANSSSTTNHDEQADQPKTAIVVGDGQSSLRRKRGTGKMSASALISLSTDNNSQDKQLSEHNSRVRAARQEARASSSKNLLRSARDGETKDTESIPSGAVSTNTFGQKKETKENHSPSDSTPKDDIIPYPSNFRQPQKEPTYVDTIPYPSNFRQPKSQTKETTEEKDPPIKLISYTRSVKETIEEVPRTNIDDVTLSPVKETPKLMNGRVEEKLAPRKLKKTPGKEWVGYNTPAGKPSALKSVSKLGCSDSKKLRIAFNDSNLSEVFEYQSESSLLDEYLREERGMNGNPRVGNLPRQEAKVEEDDDIDLGDLSVPSAKTDNVLAHEGLQSFTPKDMQNFSPSSFRQQQQQQRSAPTPKEEEPPPTDEPASDELAITYDDSGDYFSSAGSGSAALLF; via the exons ATGAGCAGTGCGGTGATACCGCAGTGGAAGGTTGCCCTCCAGCAAAAACTGGACAAAAAGAAGGAGGACGAAAGACGGAAATTGCAAGATGAGGAGCAGCGGCGTTTGGATGCCTTGCCCCCGTGGAAAAGAATGGCTATGGTACCCaaaagtgttattattatttcggGTGGAACAAAAACTGTGAGTAAATTGCCGAGTGAATCTCAAAGTTATGATAATACAGAACAAGTTGAATCTTCTGGGAAAGAAAGTAATAATATAAAAAGTGGTTCTGCTGGGTCATCATCATCGTCAACAATGTATAGAAATGAAAATCTAAAAAATGCAGGAAATTTACAGCACAATCATGTTGTTTCGACTGAGAAAAATGTGACCAACCATGTTGGAGTTGATGAGCATGATGGGGCTAAAGAGAAGACGATTGCGGCACGAGATGGTGTGGATGAGGAACATGTCGTGTCTGTGTTTGATAATCCTTTCTTAAGACATGACGGtggaaagagaaaaagaaaggTATCACCTGTTATAACTGAGAAAACCAAAGGAAGCAACAGTGTCCAAAAACAACCCGAGCTTCAAACGGTACACAAAGATGTTCCGCCAACTATCACAAAAACTCAACCCAGGGAATCTGTTGCTATGACTAAAAAGGAACCAGAAAATAGTATCAGGCAACGCTCTCGATCTGCAAGTCCGCGACGTGCAGCCAAAGCCAACGGGATCGACTTGAAATTTTCCGAGGCCGAAGAAGTCCCAGCAGAACCAAGGGCTAGGAAAAACAGTGTCAGCGATTTACGGAACAAATTCGGCCGACCAGCATCAGTGGGCGATTTGAATCGAGTTTCTCATAAACTCAGCGATTCAGATGATAATTCCCCAAGGTCACCTAGAAGTCCTACACCGATTCTTGACAGAACAAAACTCTTCAGCTCTCAACCCCAAACTGTTCACTTCACTGGAAAATCAGCCTCAGCCAGCCGGCTATCGCCAACTACAGTACCAGCGCCAGCACCTTCAAAAGTCGCTGCTGCGCCAGCACCCTCAAAAGTCGCTGTTTCAAATTCAACTTCCACTATAAAACAATCTAACTCAATGCAAGACAACACTAGTAAACAGTCCGAGATCAAACCACTGAACCCTCCTCAACTTTCTAAAGTGGTTGCAGTGGCCAGTAGTGTTGTCAAAGTCACCCCCAAACGGCAAGCACCTAAGCCGCCAACAACCACTGACCCTGTCCCTGTCGTGAGTAGGAAGACATCCCCAACAGAACCAAAAACTGTATCTATCTCACCAACTCAAGAAAGCCATAGCGTTGAGAAACCTGAGTCGACAGTAAGCAATAAGCCTGTTGAAACCGCAAACAGTTCCAGTACAACAAATCATGATGAGCAAGCAGACCAACCCAAGACAGCGATTGTTGTCGGCGACGGACAGTCTTCCCTGCGAAGAAAACGTGGCACCGGAAAAATGTCAGCCAGTGCACTCATCAGTCTTTCCACTGACAACAACTCGCAGGATAAGCAACTAAGTGAGCATAACTCACGTGTCCGTGCAGCCAGACAAGAAGCTAGAGCAAGCTCCTCAAAGAATCTCCTAAGATCTGCCAGAGATGGGGAGACTAAGGACACGGAGAGCATACCTTCGGGAGCCGTTTCCACAAATACCTTTGggcaaaagaaagaaacaaaagaaaaccataGTCCCTCAGACTCAACGCCCAAAGATGATATCATTCCGTATCCATCAAACTTTCGACAACCACAGAAGGAGCCTACCTACGTCGATACAATTCCTTACCCGTCTAACTTCCGTCAGCCAAAATCCCAAACTAAGGAGACTACGGAAGAAAAAGATCCCCCAATCAAACTTATATCATACACAAGATCAGTAAAGGAAACCATTGAAGAAGTTCCACGGACCAATATAGATGATGTGACTTTATCACCTGTCAAGGAAACGCCAAAATTGATGAATGGGCGTGTCGAGGAAAAACTTGCACCCAGAAAGCTAAAAAAGACACCAGGTAAAGAATGGGTTGGGTACAACACACCCGCTGGAAAACCATCAGCCTTGAAGTCAGTATCCAAGCTGGGATGTTCTGATTCCAAAAAG TTGAGAATCGCCTTCAATGATTCCAATTTGAGTGAGGTATTCGAGTATCAGTCAGAGTCCTCTTTGCTAGACGAGTATCTTCGTGAGGAACGAGGTATGAACGGTAACCCCCGAGTCGGTAATCTGCCAAGACAAGAGGCTAAGGTGGAAGAAGATGATGATATTGATCTGGGAGATTTGTCGGTACCCTCTGCAAAGACCGACAACGTCTTAGCTCATGAAG GTCTCCAAAGTTTCACCCCTAAGGACATGCAGAACTTCAGTCCATCATCATTCcgtcagcagcagcagcaacaacgtTCAGCCCCTACACCCAAAGAAGAAGAGCCTCCACCAACAGACGAACCAGCCTCGGATGAATTAGCAATCACATACGATGACTCAGGAGACTACTTCTCATCTGCAGGGTCTGGTTCCGCTGCCCTTCTGTTTTGA
- the LOC117302907 gene encoding coiled-coil domain-containing protein 105-like, producing the protein MMATRTRTQMPVATATVGPANWREATLKEIKVSQSTVDRSDKGLDLGRSIDPLPSLRDNCAQQSNTVVHSYVRETRAVLVKLRESFLDTNEEIKSLIRGKEALEKKLEHIRKDISLNKMNVEIRCTRPARERERDGADTLMDRELRHLYQLKRALEAQLRSVQKQLQILDQVRKRLNAVIQERNRVLDLICHAVSSVTNGRASRNNGRLSRQEKNMTMTFGANSLGYTRQIDVNMNGNNGRSSKLDGEEKSDELPIDPLGPFTPEANAAIDQAREARNRSVRLRREIKDAIENTERLVETAHKAVNSGMNKKVAETITLRQHLTVAAGENRHAIHRSQRWYDSTDRARYYTVGPEMQSDLEMRERLDRPLVRVYQRHPGTNLPEAQDIIRGAAGLDQSLLTTSRNIAMLQMGQNRLQHDIRHKKAASSVDSSIVRMRRRLANHRWVMGSV; encoded by the exons ATGATGGCAACACGTACTAGGACACAAATGCCAGTGGCCACGGCCACGGTAGGTCCTGCAAATTGGCGAGAAGCAACACTTAAGGAAATCAAAGTTTCCCAGTCAACCGTGGATCGGAGCGACAAAGGACTCGATCTTGGCCGGAGCATAGATCCGCTCCCTTCCCTTCGAGACAACTGCGCCCAGCAGAGCAACACCGTGGTGCATTCCTACGTTCGAGAAACCAGGGCCGTCCTCGTGAAACTCAGAGAAAGTTTCCTAGACACCAATGAAGAAATCAAGAGCCTTATTCGTGGCAAGGAAGCGCTGGAGAAGAAATTGGAACACATCCGAAAGGACATAAGCCTGAATAAAATGAATGTTGAGATTCGCTGCACTCGACCTGCAAGAGAAAGG gaGCGCGATGGAGCAGACACTCTTATGGATCGAGAACTCCGTCATCTCTACCAACTTAAGAGAGCTCTAGAAGCCCAGTTAAGATCAGTTCAAAAACAACTACAG ATTCTTGACCAAGTACGCAAGAGGCTGAATGCTGTGATTCAAGAACGCAACCGTGTCCTTGACCTCATTTGCCATGCCGTCTCCTCAGTAACCAACGGTCGCGCATCCCGCAACAATGGCCGCCTCTCCCGCCAAGAGAAGAACATGACAATGACTTTTGGTGCAAACAGCCTTGGCTACACACGCCAGATAGACGTCAACATGAATGGCAACAATGGTCGCTCAAGCAAGCTGGATGGTGAAGAGAAATCTGACGAGTTACCCATCGACCCTCTAGGTCCGTTCACCCCAGAAGCCAATGCAGCCATTGATCAGGCACGGGAAGCCCGGAACCGGTCTGTGAGACTCAGACGAGAAATAAAAGATGCTATTGAGAATACTGAACGTCTTGTGGAGACGGCACACAAGGCTGTTAACAGTGGCATGAATAAGAAGGTGGCTGAGACCATCACACTAAGG CAACATTTGACGGTAGCAGCTGGTGAGAATCGTCATGCCATCCACCGTTCTCAGCGCTGGTATGATTCTACAGATAGAGCTCGTTACTACACTGTAGGCCCAGAGATGCAATCAGATCTAGAGATGAGAGAAAGACTAGACAGGCCGCTAGTCCGTGTGTATCAACGTCATCCAGGAACCAATCTGCCCGAGGCTCAAGATATAATCAGA GGAGCTGCTGGGCTGGATCAATCTCTCTTGACGACGAGTCGTAATATTGCGATGCTCCAGATGGGACAGAATCGCCTCCAGCATGACATCAGACATAAGAAGGCTGCTTCAAGTGTAGATTCATCTATTGTTAGAATGAGAAGACGTCTTGCCAATCATCGCTGGGTGATGGGAAGTGTATAA